In Streptomyces chartreusis, the following proteins share a genomic window:
- a CDS encoding ABC transporter substrate-binding protein: MPISRRALAAAFAVCVALPLSACGSSGGDSGSTDASGKVEGDITFQTWNLRANFKDYFEGLIADFEKKYPGTNVKWIDQPAEGYADKISADAAGGTLPDVVNVSPDLVAPLAKAGLAMDLDKAAGKYKKEYLDGAWASHQVPGLEGTYAFPWYLNTGPLFYNKTLFKEAGLDAEQPPKTYDEVFDAALKMAKETDGKVATLANVPTVEDFGRYGVELMNKEGTAFTFNDAKGVELLTKYKELYDAKALDPQALTATPESSGKKFLTGAVAMNPGSALDLGNFKKQAPNLYKNIGITDQITSTGHVNMYVMGVMVNAQTKRTPAAVAFAHYVTDAEHQMSFAKQVAIFPSTAGSLDDPYFTKEDGTDETRVRIAAAKSLKNAVNYTPVLFSEQMKTELRNEVAKALQGKESPKEALDNAVKACNTLLQQQG; encoded by the coding sequence GTGCCCATATCCCGTAGAGCCCTCGCTGCCGCATTCGCCGTCTGTGTCGCGCTGCCGCTCAGCGCCTGTGGTTCGTCAGGCGGTGACAGCGGCAGCACCGACGCCTCCGGCAAGGTCGAGGGCGACATCACCTTCCAGACCTGGAACCTGCGCGCCAATTTCAAGGACTACTTCGAGGGCCTGATCGCCGACTTCGAGAAGAAGTACCCCGGCACGAACGTCAAGTGGATCGACCAGCCCGCCGAGGGCTACGCCGACAAGATCAGCGCCGACGCCGCCGGCGGCACCCTTCCCGACGTCGTCAACGTCTCGCCCGACCTGGTCGCCCCGCTCGCCAAGGCCGGCCTCGCGATGGACCTCGACAAGGCCGCCGGGAAGTACAAGAAGGAGTACCTGGACGGGGCCTGGGCCAGCCATCAGGTGCCCGGCCTGGAGGGCACGTACGCCTTCCCCTGGTACCTCAACACCGGCCCGCTCTTCTACAACAAGACCCTCTTCAAGGAGGCGGGCCTCGACGCGGAGCAGCCGCCGAAGACGTACGACGAGGTCTTCGACGCGGCCCTGAAGATGGCGAAGGAGACGGACGGCAAGGTCGCCACCCTTGCCAACGTCCCCACCGTCGAGGACTTCGGCCGCTACGGCGTGGAGCTGATGAACAAGGAGGGCACCGCCTTCACCTTCAACGACGCGAAGGGGGTCGAGCTGCTCACCAAGTACAAGGAGCTGTACGACGCCAAGGCCCTGGACCCGCAGGCGCTGACCGCCACCCCCGAGTCGTCCGGCAAGAAGTTCCTCACCGGTGCCGTCGCCATGAACCCCGGCAGCGCGCTCGACCTCGGCAACTTCAAGAAGCAGGCGCCGAACCTGTACAAGAACATCGGCATCACCGACCAGATCACCAGCACCGGCCACGTCAACATGTACGTGATGGGCGTGATGGTCAACGCGCAGACCAAGCGCACGCCCGCCGCGGTCGCCTTCGCGCACTACGTCACCGACGCCGAGCACCAGATGTCGTTCGCCAAGCAGGTCGCCATCTTCCCCAGCACCGCCGGCTCGCTCGACGACCCGTACTTCACCAAGGAGGACGGCACCGACGAGACACGGGTGCGGATCGCCGCCGCCAAGTCGCTGAAGAACGCGGTCAACTACACGCCGGTGCTGTTCAGCGAGCAGATGAAGACCGAGCTGCGCAACGAGGTCGCCAAGGCGTTGCAGGGCAAGGAGAGCCCCAAGGAAGCTCTCGACAACGCTGTCAAGGCCTGCAACACGCTGCTCCAGCAGCAGGGGTAG
- a CDS encoding LacI family DNA-binding transcriptional regulator — MSGKRSPARRPTMKDIARHAGVSQSAVSFALNGRPGVSEDTRDRVRQVAEELGWRPSTAARALSGEGAATVGFVLARPADKLGVDSFFLQLVSGIQEVLAERHLGLLFQVVEDVADECAVYRRWWAEHRVDGVLVVDPRTDDPRPDLLDELGLPAVVIGGAPDERHPGLSTVWADDAGAMASVVDGLYALGHRRIVHIAGLPGLAHTERRIRTLRAEAGRRGLSEVRSVTTDYSDAEGAAVTRRVLEGAAPPTALIYDNDVMAVAGAVAAAELGFSVPADVSVVSWEDSALCRMVKPWLSALSRDSVEFGRTAAQELTALLDGGSARAVRVPVPTLIERGSTGVARGA; from the coding sequence ATGTCAGGCAAGCGGTCACCGGCCCGGCGTCCGACGATGAAGGACATAGCGCGGCACGCCGGGGTCTCGCAGAGCGCGGTCTCGTTCGCGCTGAACGGCAGGCCGGGCGTGTCGGAGGACACCCGGGACCGGGTGCGGCAGGTCGCCGAGGAGCTGGGCTGGCGGCCCAGCACGGCGGCGCGCGCGCTGTCCGGGGAGGGCGCTGCGACGGTCGGCTTCGTGCTGGCGCGTCCGGCGGACAAGCTGGGGGTGGACTCCTTCTTCCTCCAGCTCGTCTCGGGCATCCAGGAGGTGCTGGCGGAGCGCCATCTGGGGCTGCTGTTCCAGGTGGTGGAGGACGTCGCCGACGAGTGCGCGGTGTACCGGCGCTGGTGGGCCGAGCACCGTGTGGACGGCGTCCTTGTCGTCGATCCGCGCACCGACGACCCCCGTCCCGACCTCCTGGACGAACTCGGCCTGCCCGCCGTGGTCATAGGAGGCGCGCCCGACGAGCGCCACCCGGGCCTGTCGACCGTCTGGGCCGACGACGCCGGCGCGATGGCCTCCGTGGTGGACGGCCTGTACGCGCTCGGCCACCGGCGGATCGTGCACATCGCCGGCCTGCCGGGGCTCGCCCACACCGAGCGCCGCATCCGCACCCTGCGTGCCGAGGCGGGCCGTCGTGGCCTGTCCGAGGTGCGGTCGGTGACGACCGACTACTCCGACGCCGAGGGCGCCGCGGTCACCCGCCGGGTCCTGGAGGGCGCCGCTCCCCCTACCGCACTGATCTACGACAACGACGTGATGGCCGTCGCCGGTGCCGTAGCGGCGGCCGAACTCGGCTTCTCCGTACCGGCGGACGTCTCGGTCGTCTCGTGGGAGGACTCTGCCCTGTGCCGCATGGTCAAGCCGTGGCTCTCCGCCCTGTCCCGCGACAGCGTGGAGTTCGGCCGCACCGCGGCACAGGAACTGACCGCGCTGCTCGACGGGGGGTCGGCCCGGGCCGTGCGGGTGCCCGTGCCGACGTTGATCGAGCGTGGGAGCACGGGGGTGGCACGGGGCGCGTGA
- a CDS encoding serine hydrolase domain-containing protein, producing the protein MADIQGTYDRLFIAVPNALADMLDAGDAGGSVAVFVDGEPVVDVWGGFTDAGRTVPWERDTIVNVFSVTKTMTALCALILVDRGELDPDAPVARYWPEFAAEGKEKVLVRHLLSHTAGLPDWDGPVDELYDWPAATSRLAARTTRWEPGTAAGYHSLTQGFLVGEVVRRVTGRSVGDFLAAEVTGPLGADFHIGLPPEHDHRAAPSIPPTGKDEDYSASAPGNPTGSEAGNGVRVRDGNSTAWRRAQIPAASGYGNARSVALVQSVLACGGEVGGVRLLSRAGCDRAFEEQFDGDDRVLGMPMRWGLGYGLFGTTYGWGGWGGSLMMLEPDSRMVVAYVTNQMREPAEDTRGMEIVTAAYEGLQGLRL; encoded by the coding sequence ATGGCCGACATCCAGGGCACTTACGACCGTCTGTTCATCGCCGTGCCGAACGCGCTGGCCGACATGCTGGACGCGGGGGACGCCGGCGGCTCCGTCGCGGTCTTCGTGGACGGCGAGCCCGTCGTGGACGTGTGGGGCGGCTTCACGGATGCCGGCCGCACCGTCCCGTGGGAGCGCGACACGATCGTCAACGTGTTCTCCGTGACCAAGACGATGACGGCGCTGTGCGCCCTGATCCTCGTCGACCGGGGCGAACTCGACCCGGACGCGCCGGTCGCCCGCTACTGGCCGGAGTTCGCGGCGGAGGGCAAGGAGAAGGTGCTCGTACGGCACCTGCTCTCGCACACCGCCGGCCTGCCCGACTGGGACGGCCCGGTCGACGAGCTGTACGACTGGCCGGCCGCCACGTCCCGGCTCGCCGCGCGCACCACCCGCTGGGAGCCGGGCACCGCCGCCGGCTACCACTCCCTCACCCAGGGATTCCTGGTCGGCGAGGTCGTACGCCGGGTCACCGGCCGCAGCGTGGGGGACTTCCTCGCCGCGGAGGTCACGGGGCCGCTGGGCGCCGACTTCCACATCGGCCTGCCGCCCGAGCACGACCACCGGGCCGCCCCCTCGATCCCCCCGACGGGCAAGGACGAGGACTACTCCGCGAGCGCGCCGGGCAACCCGACGGGCTCCGAGGCGGGCAACGGCGTCCGGGTCCGCGACGGCAACAGCACGGCCTGGCGCCGCGCACAGATCCCCGCGGCGAGCGGCTACGGCAACGCCCGCTCGGTCGCGCTGGTGCAGTCGGTCCTGGCCTGCGGGGGAGAGGTGGGCGGCGTACGGCTGCTGTCCCGGGCCGGCTGCGACCGCGCCTTCGAGGAACAGTTCGACGGCGACGACCGCGTCCTCGGCATGCCGATGCGCTGGGGACTGGGCTACGGCCTCTTCGGCACCACGTACGGCTGGGGCGGCTGGGGCGGATCCCTGATGATGCTGGAGCCCGACAGCCGGATGGTGGTGGCCTACGTGACCAACCAGATGCGCGAGCCCGCCGAGGACACCCGGGGCATGGAGATCGTGACGGCGGCCTACGAGGGGCTCCAGGGGCTGCGCCTCTGA
- a CDS encoding alpha-L-fucosidase, whose protein sequence is MAVSRRVFLATAAVLAATGVSRPALAAPAGATEDPRYRIPVSPDDTEADLVRKASQVRPTARQIAWQRLERTAFLHFGVNTFTGLEWGTGDEDPDVFQPAGLDTDQWARALRDGGFRLAILTVKHHDGFVLHQSRYTDHSVASSSWQGGRGDVLRSFADSMRRHGIKVGVYISPADENQYLHGVYANGSARTDRTIPTLVAGDDRTPPRSYALPATDYGAHMLNQLYEVLTEYGPIDEVWFDGAQGRIPPDKVEKYDWDSWYTLVRSLAPDAAIAVSGPDVRWVGNEGGLAREDEWSVVPVQEKDHGRTDYALAYDAPDMGSRAALVEARPVADHLQWWPAECDVSIRDGWFYHADQQPKSVERLTDIYFRSVGRNSVLLLNIPPDTDGLLPAADVARLREFRERVDRELPEDLARDARTTAAPGRITLDLGREREVDRIRLAEDIRHGQQVESFVVEAQQGGAWTEVTRAGTIGASRIVLLAAPVRARRWRVRVTGSRAAARLAEFGLYRSRV, encoded by the coding sequence ATGGCCGTTTCCCGACGCGTGTTCCTCGCGACAGCCGCCGTCCTCGCCGCGACCGGCGTGAGCCGACCCGCCCTGGCGGCACCCGCCGGCGCGACGGAGGACCCCCGCTACCGCATCCCCGTCAGCCCCGACGACACCGAGGCCGACCTGGTCCGCAAGGCCTCCCAGGTCCGCCCCACCGCACGGCAGATCGCCTGGCAGCGCCTGGAGCGCACCGCGTTCCTGCACTTCGGCGTCAACACCTTCACCGGCCTCGAATGGGGCACCGGCGACGAGGACCCCGACGTCTTCCAGCCGGCCGGCCTCGACACCGACCAGTGGGCCCGCGCCCTGCGCGACGGCGGCTTCAGGCTCGCCATCCTCACCGTCAAGCACCACGACGGCTTCGTGCTCCACCAGTCCCGCTACACCGACCACTCGGTGGCGTCGAGCAGTTGGCAGGGCGGCCGGGGCGACGTCCTGCGCTCCTTCGCCGACTCCATGCGCCGCCACGGCATCAAGGTCGGCGTCTACATCTCGCCCGCCGACGAGAACCAGTACCTCCACGGCGTCTACGCCAACGGCAGCGCCCGCACCGACCGCACGATCCCCACCCTCGTCGCGGGCGACGACCGCACCCCGCCCCGGTCGTACGCCCTCCCCGCCACCGACTACGGCGCCCACATGCTCAACCAGCTCTACGAGGTCCTCACCGAGTACGGCCCGATCGACGAGGTGTGGTTCGACGGCGCGCAGGGCCGCATCCCGCCGGACAAGGTGGAGAAGTACGACTGGGACAGCTGGTACACCCTCGTCCGTTCCCTCGCGCCCGACGCGGCGATCGCCGTGTCAGGCCCCGACGTGCGCTGGGTCGGCAACGAGGGCGGGCTGGCCCGGGAGGACGAGTGGAGCGTCGTACCGGTCCAGGAGAAGGACCACGGCCGCACCGACTACGCCCTCGCCTATGACGCCCCTGACATGGGCAGCCGCGCGGCGCTGGTCGAGGCCCGGCCGGTGGCCGACCACCTCCAGTGGTGGCCGGCCGAGTGCGATGTGTCGATCCGCGACGGCTGGTTCTACCACGCCGATCAACAGCCCAAGAGTGTCGAGCGGTTGACGGACATCTACTTCCGGTCGGTGGGCCGCAACTCGGTGCTCCTGCTCAACATCCCGCCCGACACGGACGGCCTGCTGCCCGCCGCCGACGTGGCCCGGCTGCGGGAGTTCCGCGAGCGCGTGGACCGCGAGCTGCCCGAGGACCTGGCACGCGACGCCCGCACGACCGCCGCACCGGGTCGCATCACCCTCGACCTCGGCCGGGAACGGGAGGTGGACCGGATCCGGCTCGCGGAGGACATCCGGCACGGGCAGCAGGTGGAGAGCTTCGTCGTGGAGGCACAGCAGGGCGGCGCCTGGACAGAGGTGACCCGGGCCGGAACCATCGGCGCGAGCCGGATCGTGCTCCTCGCGGCACCGGTGCGGGCCAGGCGATGGCGGGTGCGGGTCACCGGCTCGCGCGCGGCGGCCCGGCTCGCGGAGTTCGGGCTGTACCGCTCACGGGTCTAA
- a CDS encoding family 20 glycosylhydrolase, whose protein sequence is MRRRWRVAGVLAALTLLLTAPLPAVAREEPAAPAQAPVTVPALADWTPAAGSYRYERGARLVADGASERRVAGTLADDLRAAGHGTVPVVPGGARTGDIVIDVRPDRTSLGAEGYELAAGKRLSVTAATETGAFYGTRTLLQLLARGDTVPAGRTVDVPRYKERGVGVCACYIHVSLPWLENLVREMAYNKLNQLLLELKVKSDAHPEANTWGYYTKDEIRGLVALGKRYHVEIIPEINSPGHMDPWIENRPDLQLTDSDGDKQPSRLDITRPEAPAYYTGLIDEYAQVFTSTSWHMGADEYMLGSDFAKYPQILKYAQDRYGPGATPQDAFIDFVNRVHAHAADKGKRLRIWNDGLTGANTVPVTAGTTVEHWLNVATKPSRLRDQGYPLMNAAYALYLVRGGFHSDTEGLYDQSWDPRSFEGEKLATSDGITGAKISLWPDNGRGETENEVAVALWPALRHIAQATWGDPHPDSTYAAFTARGAAVGHAPGWRDLTRVPVADGSYSFRTRGLTFDAEVARTSDGYVTVRTAEGCLEIRGGKLTLNVPLQPGVAAAPQTCDPRNTLQRWQLEPAAGGYRLVNAITRMPVGVTDDGRLAQYPPDQRTPAVWRLSA, encoded by the coding sequence ATGAGGAGACGCTGGAGAGTCGCCGGAGTCCTCGCGGCGCTGACGCTTCTGCTCACGGCGCCGCTGCCGGCGGTCGCCCGGGAGGAGCCCGCGGCGCCCGCGCAGGCGCCGGTCACGGTGCCCGCCCTGGCCGACTGGACCCCGGCGGCCGGCAGTTACCGCTACGAGCGCGGCGCCCGCCTGGTGGCCGACGGGGCGAGCGAGCGGCGGGTCGCCGGCACGCTCGCCGACGACTTGCGCGCCGCCGGACACGGCACGGTCCCGGTGGTGCCCGGCGGTGCGAGGACCGGCGACATCGTCATCGATGTCCGGCCGGACCGGACCTCCCTCGGTGCCGAGGGCTACGAACTCGCCGCCGGCAAGCGGCTGTCGGTGACCGCGGCGACCGAGACCGGCGCCTTCTACGGCACCCGCACCCTGCTCCAGCTCCTCGCCCGGGGCGACACCGTCCCCGCCGGTCGCACGGTCGACGTACCGCGCTACAAGGAGCGCGGCGTCGGAGTCTGCGCCTGCTACATCCACGTCTCGCTGCCGTGGCTGGAGAACCTGGTCCGCGAGATGGCGTACAACAAGCTCAACCAGCTGCTCCTCGAACTGAAGGTGAAGAGCGACGCCCACCCCGAGGCCAACACCTGGGGCTACTACACCAAGGACGAGATCCGCGGCCTGGTCGCCCTCGGCAAGCGGTACCACGTCGAGATCATTCCGGAGATCAACTCCCCGGGCCACATGGACCCGTGGATCGAGAACCGGCCCGACCTCCAACTGACCGACTCCGACGGCGACAAGCAGCCCTCGCGCCTCGACATCACCAGGCCGGAGGCGCCCGCCTACTACACCGGCCTGATCGACGAGTACGCCCAGGTCTTCACCTCCACGTCCTGGCACATGGGAGCCGACGAGTACATGCTCGGCTCCGACTTCGCCAAGTACCCGCAGATCCTGAAGTACGCCCAGGACCGGTACGGCCCCGGTGCCACGCCCCAGGACGCGTTCATCGACTTCGTCAACCGCGTCCACGCCCACGCCGCGGACAAGGGCAAGCGGCTGCGCATCTGGAACGACGGGCTCACCGGTGCCAACACCGTCCCGGTGACCGCCGGCACGACGGTCGAGCACTGGCTGAACGTGGCGACGAAACCGAGCCGACTGCGGGACCAGGGCTACCCGTTGATGAACGCGGCCTACGCCCTCTACCTCGTCCGCGGCGGTTTCCACAGTGACACCGAGGGGCTGTACGACCAGAGCTGGGACCCGCGCAGCTTCGAGGGCGAGAAACTCGCCACCTCCGACGGCATCACCGGCGCGAAGATCAGCCTCTGGCCCGACAACGGCCGCGGCGAGACCGAGAACGAGGTCGCCGTCGCCCTGTGGCCCGCGCTGCGGCACATCGCCCAGGCCACCTGGGGCGACCCGCACCCCGACAGCACCTACGCCGCCTTCACCGCGCGCGGCGCGGCGGTCGGCCATGCGCCGGGATGGCGGGACCTCACGAGGGTGCCGGTGGCGGACGGCTCGTACAGCTTCCGCACTCGGGGCCTGACCTTCGACGCCGAGGTGGCGCGGACCTCCGACGGCTACGTCACCGTACGGACGGCGGAGGGCTGCCTGGAGATCCGGGGCGGGAAGCTCACGCTCAACGTGCCGCTCCAGCCCGGCGTGGCGGCGGCCCCGCAGACGTGCGACCCCCGCAACACCCTCCAGCGCTGGCAGCTGGAGCCCGCCGCCGGTGGCTACCGGCTCGTCAACGCCATCACCCGCATGCCCGTGGGCGTCACGGACGACGGGCGGCTCGCCCAGTACCCGCCGGACCAGCGCACTCCCGCCGTATGGCGCCTGAGCGCCTGA
- a CDS encoding amidase translates to MTSWVGRTATEIAAAVREKRATPREVVAEHLARIERLDGGIGAFRVVRAEAALAEADEVASRGDLAELPLAGVPVAVKDNLAVRGESKRVGSAATPDTSSDEDHVTVARLRAAGAVVVGLTNVPELCVFGTTEGVHGTARNPWDTSRTAGGSSGGSAAAVAAGMVPIALGNDGMGSLRIPAANCGLVTIKPGTGVVPAGVSDGDWFGMSENGPLATTVEDARLMLSVLADTEVARPDTPGTYRIAVSLRSPIAGVAVSKPYASAAREAAGLLIKAGHQVRRADPPYPMSLGVTSLTHWTAGTAVDAQGLDARQLTRRTRVHAAVGKRFVGRARAGASREELRRRLEPFFDEYDVLLTPALARRSPRSEPWHERGWLRNIMANTNYSPLTPPWNLTGWPAMAVPLGTLPSGAPTAVQLVGRPGSEAELLALAERMEELRPWRRTAPLD, encoded by the coding sequence GTGACCAGCTGGGTCGGCCGGACCGCCACCGAGATCGCCGCCGCCGTACGCGAGAAGCGGGCCACTCCCCGGGAGGTGGTGGCCGAGCACCTGGCCCGGATCGAGCGCCTCGACGGCGGCATCGGCGCGTTCCGGGTGGTGCGGGCCGAGGCCGCGCTCGCCGAGGCCGACGAGGTGGCCTCCCGCGGCGACCTCGCCGAACTCCCGCTGGCGGGCGTGCCGGTGGCCGTGAAGGACAACCTCGCGGTGCGCGGCGAGTCCAAGCGCGTCGGCTCCGCGGCCACACCGGACACGTCGTCCGACGAGGACCATGTCACCGTGGCCCGGCTGCGGGCCGCCGGCGCGGTGGTCGTGGGGCTGACGAACGTGCCGGAGCTGTGTGTCTTCGGCACCACCGAGGGCGTGCACGGCACCGCCCGCAACCCGTGGGACACCTCGCGCACGGCGGGCGGTTCGTCCGGCGGCAGCGCGGCGGCGGTCGCCGCGGGCATGGTGCCGATCGCCCTCGGCAACGACGGCATGGGCTCGCTTCGGATACCCGCGGCCAACTGCGGCCTGGTCACGATAAAGCCCGGCACGGGTGTGGTCCCGGCCGGTGTCAGCGACGGCGACTGGTTCGGCATGTCGGAGAACGGCCCGCTGGCCACCACGGTCGAGGACGCCCGCCTGATGCTGTCGGTGCTCGCCGACACCGAGGTCGCACGCCCGGACACGCCCGGCACCTACCGGATCGCCGTGTCCCTGCGCAGCCCGATAGCCGGGGTCGCCGTCAGCAAGCCGTACGCGAGTGCCGCGCGGGAGGCCGCGGGGCTGCTCATCAAGGCCGGTCACCAGGTGCGGCGGGCCGATCCGCCGTACCCGATGTCGCTGGGCGTCACCTCGCTGACCCACTGGACCGCGGGCACGGCCGTGGACGCCCAGGGCCTCGACGCCCGGCAGCTCACGCGCCGGACGCGGGTGCACGCCGCCGTCGGGAAGCGGTTCGTCGGCCGGGCGCGCGCCGGTGCGAGCCGGGAGGAACTGCGCCGCAGGCTGGAGCCGTTCTTCGACGAGTACGACGTGCTGCTCACCCCGGCACTCGCCCGCCGCTCCCCCAGGTCCGAGCCCTGGCACGAGCGGGGCTGGCTGCGCAACATCATGGCCAACACGAACTACTCGCCGCTGACGCCGCCGTGGAACCTCACCGGCTGGCCCGCGATGGCGGTCCCGCTCGGCACGCTGCCGTCCGGTGCCCCCACCGCCGTGCAGCTGGTCGGTCGGCCCGGCTCGGAGGCGGAGCTGCTGGCGCTGGCCGAGCGGATGGAGGAGCTGCGGCCCTGGCGGCGGACGGCACCGCTGGACTAG
- a CDS encoding GDSL-type esterase/lipase family protein, translated as MDTEHDWITTTVTADLLRGALDVERTEHGVLPHRLPARARAQNTDGQLAMAESQPSGVRLAFRTRATAVELDTLPTKRTYVGAPPRPDGVYDLVVDGRPAGQGSVTDGNVLIIDMMAGTTERRPGRAGTVRFTGLPARDKDVEIWLPHNETTELIALRTDAPVEPAGDPGRKVWLHHGSSISHGSDAASPTTIWPALAASLGGVELINLGLAGSALLDPFTARALRDTPADFISVKIGINLVNMDLMRLRAFGPAVHGFLDTVREGHPATPLLVVSPILCPIHEDTPGPCAPDFSGMSDGRLRFVAMGDPAERASGKLTLGVIRDELSRIVKQRVADDPNLHYLDGRELYGETDSAELPLPDDLHPDAATHRRIGERFARLAFTAEGPFAAPTQGGSV; from the coding sequence ATGGACACCGAGCACGACTGGATCACCACGACCGTCACCGCCGACCTGCTGCGCGGCGCCCTCGACGTGGAGCGGACCGAGCACGGCGTACTGCCGCACCGGCTGCCCGCCCGGGCACGCGCCCAGAACACCGACGGACAGCTGGCCATGGCCGAGTCGCAGCCCTCCGGCGTACGGCTGGCCTTCCGCACCCGCGCCACCGCCGTCGAACTGGACACCCTGCCCACCAAGCGCACCTACGTCGGCGCGCCGCCCCGCCCGGACGGCGTGTACGACCTGGTCGTCGACGGCCGCCCCGCAGGTCAGGGCAGCGTCACCGACGGCAACGTCCTGATCATCGACATGATGGCCGGCACCACCGAGCGACGCCCCGGCCGGGCCGGCACCGTCCGCTTCACCGGGCTGCCCGCCCGCGACAAGGACGTCGAGATCTGGCTGCCGCACAACGAGACCACCGAGCTGATCGCCCTGCGCACCGACGCCCCCGTCGAGCCGGCCGGCGACCCGGGCCGCAAGGTGTGGCTGCACCACGGCAGTTCGATCAGCCACGGCTCCGACGCCGCGAGCCCCACCACCATCTGGCCCGCGCTCGCCGCGTCGCTCGGGGGAGTGGAGCTGATCAACCTGGGCCTGGCCGGCAGCGCCCTGCTCGACCCGTTCACCGCCCGCGCCCTGCGCGACACCCCCGCCGACTTCATCAGCGTGAAGATCGGAATCAACCTGGTCAACATGGACCTGATGCGGCTGCGCGCCTTCGGCCCCGCGGTCCACGGCTTCCTCGACACGGTCCGCGAAGGCCACCCGGCGACGCCGCTGCTCGTCGTGTCGCCCATTCTGTGCCCCATCCACGAGGACACACCCGGCCCCTGCGCCCCGGACTTCAGCGGCATGAGCGACGGCCGGCTGCGGTTCGTCGCCATGGGCGACCCGGCGGAACGCGCGAGCGGGAAGCTGACGCTGGGCGTCATCCGGGACGAGCTGTCCCGCATCGTGAAGCAGCGGGTGGCCGACGACCCGAACCTGCACTACCTCGACGGCCGGGAGCTCTACGGCGAGACCGACTCCGCCGAACTGCCGCTCCCCGACGACCTGCACCCCGACGCCGCCACGCACCGCCGGATCGGTGAACGCTTCGCACGCCTCGCGTTCACCGCCGAAGGACCCTTCGCGGCGCCGACGCAGGGCGGGTCCGTCTAG
- a CDS encoding TetR/AcrR family transcriptional regulator, with the protein MARVGLTTERLVRAGAELADEIGFEQVTASELARRFDVKVASLYSHVKNSQDLKTRIALFALEELADRAADAVAGRAGKDALVAFANVYRDYGLEHPGRAAAARMTLDPETAAASAGVRHAQMTRAILRGYDLTEPDATHAVRLLGSVFHGYASLELAGGFSHSAPDSEETWHRILDALDALLRNWPTEPTP; encoded by the coding sequence ATGGCACGCGTAGGGCTGACCACGGAGCGTCTGGTCCGGGCCGGGGCGGAGCTCGCCGACGAGATCGGCTTCGAGCAGGTCACCGCGTCGGAGCTCGCCCGGCGGTTCGACGTCAAGGTCGCGAGTCTGTACTCGCACGTGAAGAACTCCCAGGACCTCAAGACGCGCATCGCCCTGTTCGCGCTGGAGGAACTGGCCGACCGGGCCGCCGACGCCGTCGCCGGGCGCGCGGGCAAGGACGCCCTCGTCGCCTTCGCGAACGTCTACCGCGACTACGGCCTCGAACACCCCGGCCGCGCCGCCGCCGCGCGCATGACCCTCGACCCCGAGACGGCCGCGGCGAGCGCCGGCGTCCGGCACGCGCAGATGACCCGCGCCATCCTGCGCGGCTACGACCTGACCGAGCCGGACGCGACCCATGCCGTTCGGCTGCTGGGCAGCGTCTTCCACGGGTACGCCAGCCTGGAACTGGCGGGCGGCTTCAGCCACAGCGCACCCGACTCCGAGGAGACCTGGCACCGGATCCTGGACGCCCTGGACGCCCTGCTGCGCAACTGGCCCACCGAGCCCACCCCTTGA
- a CDS encoding GNAT family N-acetyltransferase, with protein MLIREAAADDWPRIWPFWHRIVAAGETYAWDPDTSEDAARALWMNPAKDVHVVEDDAGSLVASAYVTPNYGGPAAGIANAGFMVDPAHGGRGVGRALAEHVLAVARADGYRGMVFNAVVETNPAVALWTSLGFTILGTVPDAFDHPRHGRVGLHIMYRAL; from the coding sequence ATGCTGATCAGAGAAGCCGCGGCCGACGACTGGCCGCGGATTTGGCCTTTCTGGCACCGGATCGTCGCCGCCGGCGAGACCTACGCATGGGATCCGGACACCTCTGAGGACGCCGCCCGTGCGCTGTGGATGAATCCGGCCAAGGACGTCCACGTCGTCGAGGACGACGCGGGATCCCTCGTCGCCTCCGCCTACGTCACCCCCAACTACGGCGGCCCCGCCGCCGGAATCGCCAACGCCGGCTTCATGGTCGACCCCGCCCACGGCGGCCGCGGCGTCGGCCGCGCCCTCGCCGAGCACGTCCTGGCCGTGGCCAGGGCCGACGGCTACCGGGGCATGGTGTTCAACGCCGTCGTCGAGACCAACCCGGCCGTCGCCCTGTGGACCTCCCTCGGCTTCACGATCCTCGGCACCGTTCCGGACGCCTTCGACCATCCCCGGCACGGCCGGGTCGGGCTGCACATCATGTACAGGGCGCTTTAG